One Senegalimassilia faecalis genomic window, AGGGACCATCCGTCGATTGTTCGAAAAGGGGGCAGGTGTCGATGGGTTTCAATGAGGAGAAGGTCAAGGGGAAGCCGACGACCGACGTGGCGAAGCGCTCGAGGGGTCGCGCGCCGTCGGAGGGGGAAGGCTCCCCCAAGAAGAGGGGATCGGCGACTAGTCAAGTGTCGCTGTTCGAGCGCGTTCCGCAATCGGAACGTCTCGCCTGGCCGGATATCGCGGCCATTCTCTCCGGTGTGGTGTCCAGCCTCTCCAAGCTCATGGGCGGTGGCATTGTAGCCTTTTACGCCGGCTGCCAGATGGGCGGCGTCACCGTGGCCATCACTTTTGCTCTCTCGTTTCTGCTCACGTGGTTCGTGGGACGTATCTGCTATCGGGAGGGCTTGCCCAGCAATGTGGTCTCTCGCTATTACATCTTTGGCAAGAAGGGCTCGGCGGCGGGTTCTCTCATCTGGATTTTCGTAATCGTCGGCGTGCTCGCCGTGGGCACGGTGCAGCTCGGCAATGCGATTCTTTTTGCCTTTGGCTGGGAAAGCGAGGTCGCGCGTTGGGCGCTGTTCATCGGCATCTCGTGCGTGTGGGTGTTTATGGCGCTGTTCGGCACGAAGATCATCGCCCGCATGAACGCCGTTTTCGTTGTAGCGCTGTTCTGCGTCATGGGGTATGTCATCTACCTTATTGCCGCCGATGGGCAGCTTGTGGAAGCGGCCACTCACGGCATCCTCATTCCTGGCGTTGAGCCTGTGCAGGGTTTTGCCTATTCAGTGAACTACGCCATCATGACAAGTGGCCTGATGGCCCTGTTCGCCGCTGATTTTACGCGGTTCGCGCGTCGTGAGCGCGATATCGCTCCTATTGCCGCTACAGGGAGCATCTTTGCCATCATCACCTACATCTGCGGTGCACTCATCGTGTTCTACGGCTTCGACAAGTCGGTGGCTTACTTCGCGGCCCAGGGCATGGATCCGACGTTGGCAGCCCACGCCGCAGTGACTAATCCCGGCGTGTCGCTGGTATTGGCTGCCGGGGGAGTGGGGTTGGCGGTCATCTGCCTGTCGCAGATGAAGGTAGAGACTTCGAACTCCATCGGCGGCGCGAACGCGGTGGAGAACCTTGTGAATTCGATCACGGGTCGATCGCTTCCTTGGGCCGCCGCGGTCGTGGGCGCCAACGCCATCGGGCTCGCCTTCATCCTGTGTAACATCCTCGATCAGGTGAACGCGTTCATGAGTTATAGCTCCATCCTCACCTCGTCCTGGTGCGTGCTGCTCATTACCGACTATTACATCGTCCGCGGCAAGATGGGCATCGGGCGGCAGGGCATCGATATGGACAAGCCCGAGAAGTCAGTGCACTGGCGCGGCGTGGGCACCATCGCCGTGGTCACGGTGATCGGCAGCGTGCTATACGCCACGAACCTCGTGGCCGTGCCCTTCCTCGTGGTGGCCCCGCTCACCATGGTCGTCTATATCGCCGTCAGCTGGCTTCTGCGCGACAAGATTCGCGCCGGCGCAATCGGATAGGGCGATAGCAAGCTGCTTGGCTTAGCTTATACGCCCGGCGGTGGCGAAGGTGGTGTGCTCCAGGCACAGGAGGGTCGGCTCGGTGACGAGGCGGCCCTTTTCGGTGCTGGGAAGACGTGTGGCGGCGACTTCGATTTCCAGGACGAAGAGACGGTGGTCGCCGGCATCGCCGACTGAGGACACCTTCGCCGTGAAGGTGGATAGCGCGCAGGCCGGGTAGGGGAGCGCCGTACCTCCTGCTTCTTCCCAAGCGCAGGTGAAGCCCTCGCTCTTGTCGGTGGTGCGCCCCGAGTGCGAGCCGCACCACAGCACGGCTCTTGCGGCGTCGGCATCGACGGTGGAAAGCGTGCAGGTGCCCGTCTGCTCAAGGATCTCGCAAGTGAACGAGGTCGGCTTCAAGCCCAAGGCTACCAAAGGCGGCTCGTAGGAGAGCGGCGCGCAAAAGGCCACTGGCGTGAAGTTCGCGCGGCCGTCGCGGGCGGTGCCGATGACGACGACGGGTCGCGGTCCCAGCGCCGCGGCGATGGCTCGTCCCGACAGCGGTTGCCAAGGTGCACGGAAGGTATCTTTGCTGCTCATGAGACCTCTTGGCGGTTAGCGCCGCTACTCGGCATGGCCGAGACAGACCGGCTGGGCCGGTACGGGGATCCTCAGCGCGGCCGATGCCTCCTCGCGCAGCTCCTGGATGGTGGCCATGTAGCAGGCTAGGGCATCGATCCAGCGGCGCAGGGCCGCACGGCCCTCGGGCGTGAGCGAGAACAGGCGCTTGGCGGCGCCGGAAGTGGGCGTGTCCCACTCGGAGGTGACGAACCCCTGCTCCTCCATCTTCTTCAGCGTGCGGTAGATGCCAGCCGGATCCGGCTTCTTGCCGCCGAACATGGGGGAGGCCGCCGCCTTCTGAACGATGACGTAGCCGTGCAGGGGCTCGGCAGACTCGGCCAGCACGATGAGGATGGTGGGCTGGGACATGCGCGAGAGGGACTTGCCCAACTCGGCGCACTGCTTCAGGTCGTCATCGGATTTCGGGTTGCACGCATGCCACATAGGGCGGTCTCCTCGACTCTCTCAAGAACTTGCTTGCTTGCAATAATAGACTAAGTCAAACATTTTACCAAGCCCAATTTTGCGGATATATACTCAGCCTGTTGATACTACTTATTTCGGAAGAAAGTCATACCGAAAGGCTCATTTTCTTCGACGGACCCCCTTCTGATCTGGACTTTCAGCCGTAGGCAATTATTAGAGCAAGTCAAACATTGATCAGTCTAGTATCTGTCATTGATATGATCTACTCTATGCCAGAGACGTTTAGTAGATCGAAGCTCGAGAGGGGCATCCGGATCTGCTGAGGAGCCGTCCCAGGGCCTGCCGAAGGCGGGCGATAAGGAACGAGAGAAGAGGAGAGTTGTCCATGGGGAACGAGATTGACATCCACGCCCCCGGCGTAGAGATGCGCAAGTCGCTGTGCTACTTCTGCCATGCGAACTGCGGTGTCCTCGCCTATGTGAAGGACGGGGAGGTGATCAAGATCGAGGGCGATCCCAATTACTCGAACCAAGGCGGCCTCTGCTGCCGCGGCAACAGCGCCCTTCTGCATCTGAACCACCCCGCCCGCATCAACCATGCGCTCAAGCGCGTGGGCAAGAAGGGCGAGGGCAAGTGGGAGAAGATTCCCTACGACCAGGCCATCGCTGAGGTGGCCGAGCGCCTGAACCAGATCAAGGAGGAGTCCGGCGCCGAGGCCGTGGCCTCGGCCGGCGGCACGACGCGCACCGACGACTGGGCGCGCCGCCGCTTCATGAACCAGTTCGGCAGCCCCAACGGCTTCCATAATGCCCTTCTGTGCTGGATTCCCACCTTCATGGCCGAGACCTGCGTGGCCGGCTGGTCGCCCTTCGAGACCGATCTCGGCTCGGCCAAGGTGGTCATGCTGTGGGGCATGAACCCGGGGGCGTCATCTCTGGGCGCCATGCGCGGCTACACCGACCTGCAGAAGGCGGGCATGAAGATCATCGTGGTGGACCCGCGCTACTCCGAGACGGCGTCGAAGGCGGATCTGTGGCTGCCGCTGCGCCCCGGCTCCGATTCGGCTTTGGCCCTGGCCATGCTCCGCACCATCATCTACGAGGGCCTTTACGACTTCGCCTTCGTGCGCGACTGGTGCCAGGACTTCGACGCCTTGAAGGAGCACGTGCGTGACTACACGCCGGAATGGGCCGCGCCGCTCACGTGGCTGACCCCGGACCAGATCCGCGCGGCGGCCCGCATGTACGCCGGCAACAAGCCCGGCTGCATCCAGTGGGGCTGCACCTGGGACCAACTCGGCACCGCCTCCACGACGACGAGCCTCACGTTGGCCCTCATGCGCGCCATCTGCGGCAATCTGGACGTGCCCGGGGGCGACGGCATGCCGGGGCCGGCCCTGAACTTCCTCACCGACGAGGAGATGGAGGCCAACGAGTGCCTGCCCGAGGAGCAGAAGGCCAAGCAGATCGGCTCCAACAAATTTAAGCTGACGAGCTGGCCCGGCTACACGTTGATCTCCGACAACGCCAAGCGCACCTGGGGTAAAACGCTGCCGGCCGAGTGGTTCTGTGAGGCCCACGGCCCCAGCGTCTTCAAGGCCATCATTACCGGCGACCCCTATCAGATTCGCGGCCTCATCGTGAACGCCACCAACCCGGTGAACTCCTACGGCGATGCGAAGATGACGCTTGAGGCCCTGAAGAAGGTGGAGTTCCTCGTCACCGTGGAGTACTGGATGACGCCCACGGCGCTGCTCTCCGACTACGTGTTCCCGGCCGCCGGCGCGCTCGAGCGCCCGACCATCGTGACCCACTACGGCGCCACGGACTCGTTCCTCGGTGGCAAGCGCGCCATACGTCCGCTTTACGACCGCCATACCGACATGACCTTCTGGCGCAAGCTGGGCCTGGCCTGTGGGCAGGATCCGGAGATGTGGCCCTGGGAGACCGAGGAGGAGGCCTACTACCATATCCTCAAGCCGCTGGGTCTCGCCATCGAGTGTTACGACGACTTCGTGGACAACTACCGCATGTACTACCCGCCGCTGCACCAGAACAAGTACGTCGCCAACGGCGGTTTTTGGACCCCCTCGGGCAAGGTGGAGTGCGACTCTTCCATCCTGCGCGAGCTGGGCTATGCGGGCATGCCCACCTATATTGGCTGCTCCGAGAACGAGATCGACGATCCGGAGGTGGCGGAGAAGTACCCCATCGTGCTCACCACGGGCGGCGGATTCATGCCCTACCACCATTCCGAGCACTTCCAGATGCCCTCCATCCGCTATCTGTATCCCGATCCCTACTTTACCCTGAACCCCGATTTGGCCGACAAGCTCGGCATCGCCGAGGGCGACTGGTGCTGGATCGAGACGCGCCGCGGGCGCATCAAGATGCGTGCCAACGTGAGCCCGGAGATTCACCCCAACGTGGTGTACTGCCCCCGCGGCTGGTGGTTCCCCGAGCGCGACGGCTCGGCCGATCTGAACAACCCCTTCGGCTGCCTTGAGTCGAACACTAACGTGCTCACCTCCGTGGACGATTGGGACTGCGACCCCATGGGCGGCTCCTGGGCCAATCGCGGCCTGCTCTGCCGCGTCTACAAGTGCACCGAGTTCGACCACGAGTACCGGCCGGCCGATGCCCAGTGGTCCATCCCCGGCGACTCCTCCGAGCCCGGCGTCACCGTCATGCCGTCGGACCAGCGTCTGGCCCGCGAGAAGGTGCCCTTCGAGGCGCCTGAGATGGAACCTGCGCCCGAGGGCTACTACCGCGTGTGGCAGAACGGCCAGCTCTACCAGGAGGGCACCCATTTCCGCCTGGACGAGTCCGGCTGGCTCGTGAATCCCCGCACCAAGGGCTACCACGACGCCTATACCGGCTGGCGCTACGATCCCGACAGCGAGCTGCTCGTCGACGACGAGACCGGCACGTTCTATGACATGGACCGCCAAGAGGTCAACTTCGTGGGCGGTGTGCGCTGCTACCCGGGCCAGGGTGCGCCCTTCGAGGTCCCCGAGCAGTTGACGTGGAACGAGGAGAAAGGTTATGCGCAGCTGAACGAGCTTCCCTACGTGTACGATCCGGCCTCCGGCTGGCTCATCGACCCGGACACCGGCGCCTATCACGAGGCCTACTACGGCTGGCTCTACGACGGCGCCACCGACCAGCTCGTCTCCGAAGACGGCACGCGCTACACCATGGAGTACAACCCCATTGAGGCCGAGGAGGCCCAGGCCGCCGCTATCGGGGCCGCCGACGAAGAGGAAGGAGCCTAACGCTATGACCCGTTATGTCATGGTCGTCGACCAGAGCCGCTGCATCGGCTGCCAGTCGTGCACCGTCGCGTGCCGCACCTGGAACGACCTTCCCCTCGACATCATCTACAACCCGGTCATGACCGAGGGCACGAAGGGAACCTTCCCGGACGTGTACCGCACTTGGACCCCCACCCAGTGCATGCACTGCGCCAACCCCGAGTGCGTGCCCTGCTGTCCCACCGGCGCCAGCCAGCAGGACGACGATGGCACCGTTTGGGTTGACTCCAAGAAGTGCATGGGCTGCAAGGTGTGCGTGAACGCGTGCCCCTACGGGATGCGGGACGTG contains:
- a CDS encoding flavin reductase family protein — its product is MSSKDTFRAPWQPLSGRAIAAALGPRPVVVIGTARDGRANFTPVAFCAPLSYEPPLVALGLKPTSFTCEILEQTGTCTLSTVDADAARAVLWCGSHSGRTTDKSEGFTCAWEEAGGTALPYPACALSTFTAKVSSVGDAGDHRLFVLEIEVAATRLPSTEKGRLVTEPTLLCLEHTTFATAGRIS
- a CDS encoding PadR family transcriptional regulator, coding for MWHACNPKSDDDLKQCAELGKSLSRMSQPTILIVLAESAEPLHGYVIVQKAAASPMFGGKKPDPAGIYRTLKKMEEQGFVTSEWDTPTSGAAKRLFSLTPEGRAALRRWIDALACYMATIQELREEASAALRIPVPAQPVCLGHAE
- a CDS encoding molybdopterin-dependent oxidoreductase — its product is MGNEIDIHAPGVEMRKSLCYFCHANCGVLAYVKDGEVIKIEGDPNYSNQGGLCCRGNSALLHLNHPARINHALKRVGKKGEGKWEKIPYDQAIAEVAERLNQIKEESGAEAVASAGGTTRTDDWARRRFMNQFGSPNGFHNALLCWIPTFMAETCVAGWSPFETDLGSAKVVMLWGMNPGASSLGAMRGYTDLQKAGMKIIVVDPRYSETASKADLWLPLRPGSDSALALAMLRTIIYEGLYDFAFVRDWCQDFDALKEHVRDYTPEWAAPLTWLTPDQIRAAARMYAGNKPGCIQWGCTWDQLGTASTTTSLTLALMRAICGNLDVPGGDGMPGPALNFLTDEEMEANECLPEEQKAKQIGSNKFKLTSWPGYTLISDNAKRTWGKTLPAEWFCEAHGPSVFKAIITGDPYQIRGLIVNATNPVNSYGDAKMTLEALKKVEFLVTVEYWMTPTALLSDYVFPAAGALERPTIVTHYGATDSFLGGKRAIRPLYDRHTDMTFWRKLGLACGQDPEMWPWETEEEAYYHILKPLGLAIECYDDFVDNYRMYYPPLHQNKYVANGGFWTPSGKVECDSSILRELGYAGMPTYIGCSENEIDDPEVAEKYPIVLTTGGGFMPYHHSEHFQMPSIRYLYPDPYFTLNPDLADKLGIAEGDWCWIETRRGRIKMRANVSPEIHPNVVYCPRGWWFPERDGSADLNNPFGCLESNTNVLTSVDDWDCDPMGGSWANRGLLCRVYKCTEFDHEYRPADAQWSIPGDSSEPGVTVMPSDQRLAREKVPFEAPEMEPAPEGYYRVWQNGQLYQEGTHFRLDESGWLVNPRTKGYHDAYTGWRYDPDSELLVDDETGTFYDMDRQEVNFVGGVRCYPGQGAPFEVPEQLTWNEEKGYAQLNELPYVYDPASGWLIDPDTGAYHEAYYGWLYDGATDQLVSEDGTRYTMEYNPIEAEEAQAAAIGAADEEEGA
- a CDS encoding 4Fe-4S dicluster domain-containing protein, whose translation is MTRYVMVVDQSRCIGCQSCTVACRTWNDLPLDIIYNPVMTEGTKGTFPDVYRTWTPTQCMHCANPECVPCCPTGASQQDDDGTVWVDSKKCMGCKVCVNACPYGMRDVSHMVPRFDQYVRKCTFCRDRRAADPAAEPYCVATCHQRARIFGDIDDPESEVSKLINTNHTERLFTELGTDPQIYYIPEMGGGAR